The Tessaracoccus flavus genome includes the window CCTCCCCCCTGGGCGGCTCGGTCGAGGGCTGGTCGCTGCACGACAGCTACTCGGTCGAGGCTCCCCCGCCCGCGCAGAACCCGCTGGAGGGCTACACCGCCCCACCCAAGGAGGAGCCGACCGAGCCTGTGGTCATCCCTGACGCGCAACTGCGCGCCTGCATCAACCGGGGGCTGGCCCAGCCTGCCACCGCGGCGGTGGGCGCTGAGCAGGCCGCCGCAGTCACTGAGCTGAACTGCTTCTATGGCGGGATCCGGGACCTGACGGGTCTGGAGAAGTTCACCGGGCTAACTTCTCTGGATCTCACACTCAACGACGTCACCGACACCACTCCCCTGGCCGGCCTCACGCAACTGAGCAGCCTTGTCCTCGACGGCAACGAGATCAGCGACGTGTCCCCGCTGGCGGGGCTTGAGGGGCTCACCAGCCTGGATCTGGATGGCAACCAGGTGAGTGACCTCCGCCCACTGGGGGCTCTGTCGCTGCTCGAAGTCCTCTCGGTCGCCGATCAACGGGGAACGACTCCGTTGTCCGGCCTCGACGGAATTTCGGCTCTGGGTTCCCTGCGTGAACTGAACGTGTCACAGAATGCTCTCAGCACTCTCGAGCCGGTCTCCGATCTCGCCGGTCTGCGCAAGCTCCTCGCCTACGACAACGCGATCACCGACCTTTCGTCGCTCACTCGATTGACCGGCCTCACGGCGTTGAACCTGCACACCAACGGTTTGGCAGACATCTCAGCCTTGACCGAATTGAGTGCGCTGACGTCGCTCAACCTCGCCCACAACGACGTCGTCGACATCTCAGCCCTCTCCGGCCTGAGCGCTCTGACCGATCTGACCCTCTCGAACAACCCTGTCGGCGATCATGCGCCGCTAGAGGAGATGACCGCCCTGACTGACCTCAGACTTGATGGGACCGGTATGCGCGACGCGTCCGTGCTGGGTGCGATTGACGCCTTGAACTGGGTGATTCTGCACGACAACCACCTCAGCGACGTCTCCGTCCTAGCCACCAAGGACCTGCGCGGCTGGGGTGCTCTCGACCAAACCCTTGAGTGGCCCGCTGCCATTGCTGGGGAGCCCGCTCCACGGCCCGTGGTGACGGATGAGACGGGTGCGGCCATCGCGGTCCCGCTACCCGAGGGCGCAGTCGTCGAGGGCGACAGCGTGGTGTGGTCCGAACCTGGCACGTTCACGCTCAGGTTCTCGTCGCCGTCTCGTAAGTTCGCGGGGACGGTCACCGTCCACGTGGAGCCCGCTCGACCCTCCGCCAGCCCCACCCCCACCGAGGCGCCCACATCCGCGGATCCGAGCCCAACCGACGCTCCAACGGTCCAACCCTCCGCTGTACCCAGCCCCCCGCCTGCGGCCGTTGAGGATCTCTACGTCACGCCCGGAATGCATGAGGTGGCGGGGCGGCGCTGGTTCACGAGCTGCGAGCCCTATTCACAAACGCAGCGGTGCACGACGCTGATCTGGGCGTCCACCGTCCGGGACGGACAGCGCGTTGATGGCTGGACGTTCAACACGCTTACCTACCGCGCCTCGTCGAAGTCGCTCTGGACAGGAAACCCGCTCGCCACCCCAGGTGAGCACGTGGTAGACGGCCGCCAGTGGCGCACACAGTGCAATACGGCCCTGACCGGTGGTAACGGGTGCCGTTCCTTCCTCTGGGTCCGCACTCCGGCCCTGATCGACGGAAAGGTCGCCGTCTTCGAGGGCTGGCAGCTCAACAACATCGTCCGCTTCCACTAACCATCGCCGGGCGCAGCCTCACTGGCTGTTCCCCCGACCCTGGATCCACGGATGGGCCTCTGTTGCGAGGCCCGTCGGTGGATCCAGGTTGACCTGGGCTAAGCTCAGACTGCTGGCAGAGAATCCGGTGCGAACCCGGAACTGACGCGCAACCGTATCCGGCCCATGGGCCGGGAGTCGGACCGAAGCCAGCCTTGGATCAGTCCGCAAAGTCTGCGGATCGACGCGAAAGGATCACCGTGCGTACTCGCACCCGCCTCATGGCGCTCCCTCTTCTTGCCGGGCTGGCCTTCAGCCTGGTACCCCCCACCGCCTCCGCCGATCAGAGCGACGCCGCACGTGCAAGCTCCGCCATCTCCTGGCTGTCCGACAACTCCGGTGACAGCGGGATGCTCGAATCCTATCCTGGCACCGGCGATCCGGGCCTGACGCTCGACGCCGTCATCGCCGCTGTCGCCGCCGGTGCGCCGAGCGCAATCATCGCGGACTGGCTGGAAGCAGTCGAGCCAGTCTTCAAGGAACGGGCCATCTACGACGCCGGTCAGGGCCTCACCCGCCACACCGGCCTCATCGCGAAGGCGCTGTTCGCGCTGACCGCCGCCGGCGACGACCCAGCCACGTACGCGGGCCTCGACCTGCGCGAGCTCACAGAGGACTCGCTCAACCACGGCGCCGAGCCCGGTTGGGCCGGGGCGCCGTTCGGTCGGGACAGCGTCAACGCGTTTGGCCAGGCGTTCGTAATGCTGGGGCTCGCCGCCACTGGCGATCTCCCCTCCTCGACTGTCGCCTTCGTCTCCTCCAAACAGTGCACCGACGGTGGCTTCCCGTTGTACTTCACCGCCGGACAGAGCTGTGCTCAGGCGGGGTCGAAGTCCGATCCGGACGGTACCGCGCTGCTCATCATGGCCCTGCGCGCCGCGCAGGCCGACGGCATCGGCTCCTCGCAGGCGCCGCTCACCAAGGCGGTTGACTGGCTGGCAGGGATGCAGCGCCCCAACGGCTCCTACTACGGCGCGGTCCCCTTCACCGCGGTGGAGAACACCAACTCCTCGGGCCTGGCCGCCGCAGCGCTGGCCGGGCTCAAGCCAACCCATGTGGCGCGTGTCGGCGACTGGGTCGCCGGACTGCAACTCTCTTCCGGCCCCGACGCCGGAGCGATCGCGTACAGCCAAGCTGACTTTGACGGCCACGACGCCACGACCCCCCTGGGGATCAGTCGGGGCACGTGGCTCCGGGCCACCACGCAGGGCCTGAGCGCATTCGTGCCCAGGAGCTTCCACGACCTTCTTGCCTCAGAACCTGAGCCGGAGGACGATTTCGTCCGGACCGCCCCCTACACCCTGCCCGGGGAGCACATCGTCAACGGACGCCGGTGGCTGACCACGTGCGAGCCCTACTCGCAGACCGAGCGCTGCCGCACCAACATCTGGGCCTCGGTGGTCGAACTCCGCTCCGGAAAGTACCAAGTGGTCCAGGGCTGGGCCTTCAACAACCTCACCTACCTCCCCTCCGCGCGCTCTTTGTGGGTCAACAACCCCTTGGGATACAAGAACCTGGAGGGCTGGACGGGAGACGATGGTCGCCGCTGGAAGACCGACTGCGATTCCGCCGCCACTGGCAGCAACGGTTGCCGGTCCTACGCTGAGGTGACCGTCGTGTCCGCTACTCCCCGCCCGGCAGGTGGCTACACGTTCTCGAAGTCCAACACGTTCGTGTTCAACAACATCGTGCTCTTCAGGACGCGATAGGACGCCCCGGGAGTCGGAACGTTCCGTCGGGATTCTCCTCCAACCATCCTCCCTCCACCAGCTCGGCGGCGTTCGAGAGCACCTCGATCATTGATTGCCCCGTT containing:
- a CDS encoding leucine-rich repeat domain-containing protein — protein: MESAGFDLTDNGGFLTHINGIPASPGPQDWWSYWQLSADADGRYAEWNFSQFGMDSSSPLGGSVEGWSLHDSYSVEAPPPAQNPLEGYTAPPKEEPTEPVVIPDAQLRACINRGLAQPATAAVGAEQAAAVTELNCFYGGIRDLTGLEKFTGLTSLDLTLNDVTDTTPLAGLTQLSSLVLDGNEISDVSPLAGLEGLTSLDLDGNQVSDLRPLGALSLLEVLSVADQRGTTPLSGLDGISALGSLRELNVSQNALSTLEPVSDLAGLRKLLAYDNAITDLSSLTRLTGLTALNLHTNGLADISALTELSALTSLNLAHNDVVDISALSGLSALTDLTLSNNPVGDHAPLEEMTALTDLRLDGTGMRDASVLGAIDALNWVILHDNHLSDVSVLATKDLRGWGALDQTLEWPAAIAGEPAPRPVVTDETGAAIAVPLPEGAVVEGDSVVWSEPGTFTLRFSSPSRKFAGTVTVHVEPARPSASPTPTEAPTSADPSPTDAPTVQPSAVPSPPPAAVEDLYVTPGMHEVAGRRWFTSCEPYSQTQRCTTLIWASTVRDGQRVDGWTFNTLTYRASSKSLWTGNPLATPGEHVVDGRQWRTQCNTALTGGNGCRSFLWVRTPALIDGKVAVFEGWQLNNIVRFH